A single region of the Verrucomicrobiia bacterium genome encodes:
- a CDS encoding transglutaminase family protein has product MIYDLAHTTTYEYNNSVSLSHHTLRLQPRELPRQQCLSTELVIQPQPAAIKTHADYFGNQMAFVTVEGSHRHLVITSRSRVNVTTVAPPEPDLTPAWEKVRDLNGVDAVQSAEFTYPSPHIKRQPEFAAYAEPSFTEECPILEAVLDLTARIHREFKFDSKATTIATPLDEVLKNRRGVCQDFAHLEIACLRSMGIPARYVSGYLETDPPPGKPRLAGADASHAWISFFCPGTGWVDVDPTNNLLPSNRHVTIAWGRDFSDVSPIRGVLLGSGEHTLKVAVDVIPLNEPRLPL; this is encoded by the coding sequence ATGATTTACGATCTCGCCCATACTACAACTTACGAATATAATAATTCGGTTTCGCTTTCGCACCACACGCTGCGCCTTCAGCCGCGCGAATTGCCGCGCCAGCAATGCCTCTCCACCGAACTGGTTATTCAGCCGCAACCCGCCGCGATCAAAACCCACGCCGATTATTTCGGCAATCAAATGGCGTTCGTCACGGTCGAAGGTTCTCATCGCCATCTCGTCATCACTTCGCGCAGCCGCGTCAATGTCACGACGGTTGCGCCGCCCGAACCTGATCTGACGCCAGCCTGGGAAAAAGTTCGCGACCTCAACGGCGTGGATGCGGTCCAATCAGCGGAGTTCACCTATCCTTCGCCGCACATCAAACGCCAGCCTGAATTCGCGGCGTATGCCGAACCGTCATTTACTGAGGAATGTCCCATTCTCGAAGCCGTGCTGGATCTTACGGCGCGCATTCATCGCGAATTCAAATTCGATTCCAAGGCCACGACCATCGCGACGCCGCTGGATGAAGTTTTAAAAAATCGCCGTGGCGTTTGCCAGGATTTTGCGCATTTGGAAATTGCCTGTTTGCGCTCGATGGGAATTCCCGCGCGCTATGTCAGCGGTTATCTGGAAACCGATCCGCCGCCCGGCAAACCGCGCCTTGCCGGAGCTGATGCCTCGCATGCGTGGATCTCATTTTTCTGTCCCGGCACGGGCTGGGTAGATGTGGACCCGACCAACAACCTTTTGCCTTCCAACCGCCACGTGACGATCGCCTGGGGCCGTGACTTCAGCGACGTCAGTCCGATTCGCGGCGTGCTTCTCGGCAGCGGAGAACACACGCTCAAAGTGGCAGTGGATGTCATCCCATTGAATGAACCCCGGCTTCCCTTATGA
- a CDS encoding circularly permuted type 2 ATP-grasp protein: MSAQTQSQSQSQTPPSEKLERPPSMFAGYPALPGIYDEMSLGNGELRPHWKTFAASLDRLGRAELDARWESARRIIREHGVTYNVYGDPQGMDRPWELDMVPLLIPPAEWSKIEAGLIQRSQLFNLILADLYGPQRLLHEGHLPPALVYANPNFLRPCHGLPIPRQSYLHLHATDLTRSPDGQWWVISDRTQAPSGAGYALENRIVLSRSLPDEFRDCQVQRLASFFRIHRDTLRSLAPNNRDNPSVVLLTPGPYNETYFEHDYLARYLGFTLIEGGDLTVRERKVFIKTLEGLRPVDVILRRVDDSFCDPLELRGDSFLGVAGLVEAARAGNVAIANALGSGLIESPAFMAFLPGLCELLLGEKLLMPSLATWWCGQKKELDYVIEHLDQIVVKPAFGSLAREPYFGGKLASKERDELIAAIRARPTEFVGQEHAVLSTAPVWLQDKLEPRPLVLRAYVTATADSFAVMPGGLSRVSTAAEDPIVSMQSGGGSKDTWVISDGPVNMVSLLTRSGQLVRSGPSSAELPSRVADNLYWLGRYTERLEDTLRLLRSVLVRMVDESGTEGSLELNALAQVLVRLDLLPRRFIERIALKELEHEILLLIYKQDRIGSARQTLSRVRSLASVVRDRFSSDTWSILNKLNIDARARPRRIPLADAHGLLNTIIVDLSAFSGMEMENMTRGLGWRFLDFGRRLERATHIVQLFRAALGSEAKPAAVLEPILEISDSLMTYRRRYFSGVQLSSVLELLLLDEGNPRSLAFQLKALREHAAQLPREANAVHETNEQKRIANLSALLRDADITGLAQSAKPGATEKLDTLLADFQVELGVVSSQLTHHYFSHTIASVS, translated from the coding sequence ATGAGTGCCCAAACGCAATCTCAATCTCAGTCGCAGACGCCGCCGAGCGAAAAACTCGAGCGGCCACCGAGCATGTTCGCGGGTTATCCCGCGTTGCCGGGCATTTACGACGAGATGTCGCTCGGCAATGGCGAGTTGCGCCCGCATTGGAAAACCTTCGCCGCGTCCCTCGACCGGCTGGGCCGCGCTGAACTCGACGCCCGCTGGGAAAGCGCCCGTCGGATCATCCGCGAGCACGGCGTCACCTATAATGTTTATGGCGATCCGCAGGGCATGGATCGCCCGTGGGAACTCGACATGGTTCCCCTGCTCATTCCGCCCGCCGAATGGAGCAAGATCGAAGCCGGCCTGATCCAGCGCTCGCAACTTTTTAATCTCATCCTCGCCGACCTTTACGGCCCGCAGCGCCTTTTGCACGAAGGCCATTTGCCGCCCGCGCTCGTTTACGCGAATCCAAATTTTCTCCGCCCCTGCCACGGCTTACCGATTCCGCGCCAAAGTTATCTGCATCTTCACGCCACGGATTTGACGCGCTCGCCCGACGGCCAATGGTGGGTCATCTCCGACCGCACGCAAGCGCCCTCAGGCGCGGGTTACGCCCTAGAAAATCGCATCGTGCTTTCGCGCAGTCTGCCGGATGAATTTCGCGATTGCCAGGTCCAGCGGCTCGCCTCGTTTTTCCGCATCCACCGCGATACCTTGCGCAGCCTCGCCCCTAACAATCGCGATAATCCCAGCGTCGTCCTGCTCACACCCGGCCCGTACAACGAAACTTATTTCGAGCACGATTACCTGGCGCGTTATCTCGGCTTCACGCTTATCGAAGGCGGCGACCTCACCGTGCGCGAGCGCAAGGTCTTCATCAAGACGCTCGAAGGCTTGCGCCCGGTGGATGTCATCCTCCGCCGCGTGGACGATTCCTTTTGCGACCCGCTCGAACTGCGCGGCGATTCATTTCTCGGCGTCGCTGGACTCGTCGAAGCGGCGCGCGCGGGCAACGTCGCCATTGCCAACGCCCTTGGCTCCGGCCTGATCGAGAGCCCGGCGTTCATGGCATTTCTGCCCGGCCTTTGCGAACTTTTGCTCGGCGAGAAATTATTGATGCCTTCGCTCGCCACGTGGTGGTGCGGCCAGAAAAAGGAACTTGATTATGTCATCGAGCATCTCGATCAAATCGTCGTGAAACCCGCGTTCGGCTCGCTCGCGCGCGAACCGTATTTCGGTGGCAAGCTGGCTTCCAAAGAACGCGATGAACTTATCGCCGCGATTCGCGCGCGCCCGACCGAATTCGTCGGGCAGGAACACGCGGTGCTTTCCACCGCGCCGGTTTGGTTGCAGGACAAACTCGAACCGCGCCCGCTGGTGCTTCGCGCTTACGTCACGGCCACGGCTGATTCGTTCGCCGTCATGCCGGGCGGACTCAGCCGTGTTTCGACCGCGGCTGAAGATCCCATCGTCAGCATGCAAAGCGGCGGCGGCAGCAAAGACACCTGGGTCATTTCCGATGGGCCCGTCAACATGGTTTCACTGCTCACGCGTTCCGGGCAACTCGTGCGCTCCGGACCGTCGTCGGCTGAATTGCCCAGCCGCGTGGCCGACAATTTATATTGGCTTGGCCGTTACACCGAACGCCTGGAAGACACGCTTCGCCTGTTGCGCAGCGTCCTCGTTCGCATGGTGGACGAATCCGGCACCGAGGGCTCGCTCGAACTCAACGCACTCGCGCAAGTTCTCGTGCGGCTCGATTTGCTCCCGCGCCGTTTCATCGAACGCATCGCACTCAAGGAACTGGAGCACGAAATTCTGTTACTCATTTACAAACAGGATCGCATCGGCAGCGCGCGGCAAACGCTCAGCCGGGTTCGCAGTCTTGCGTCCGTGGTGCGCGACCGGTTTTCTTCGGATACCTGGTCCATCCTGAACAAGTTGAACATTGATGCCCGCGCCCGCCCGCGCCGCATCCCGCTTGCGGATGCCCACGGCCTCCTCAACACCATCATCGTTGATCTGTCCGCTTTCAGCGGCATGGAGATGGAAAATATGACGCGCGGTCTTGGCTGGCGCTTCCTCGATTTCGGCCGGCGTCTCGAACGCGCCACGCATATCGTCCAGCTTTTTCGCGCCGCGCTCGGTAGCGAAGCGAAACCCGCCGCCGTGCTCGAACCCATTTTGGAAATCTCCGACAGCCTTATGACCTACCGCCGCCGCTATTTTTCTGGCGTGCAACTCAGTTCGGTGCTCGAACTTCTCCTGCTGGACGAAGGCAATCCGCGCTCGCTCGCGTTTCAATTAAAGGCTCTGCGCGAACACGCCGCCCAGCTTCCGCGCGAGGCCAATGCCGTCCACGAAACCAACGAGCAAAAACGCATCGCCAATCTTTCTGCGCTCTTGCGCGACGCCGACATCACCGGCCTCGCGCAATCCGCCAAACCCGGCGCGACCGAAAAGCTCGACACGCTCCTCGCCGATTTCCAGGTCGAACTTGGCGTCGTCTCCTCTCAACTCACCCACCATTATTTCAGTCACACCATTGCGAGTGTGAGTTGA
- a CDS encoding transglutaminase family protein yields MPIHVALNHRTHYLYDRPVAHSPHVIRLRPAPHCRTPILSYSQKILPEKHFLNWQQDPFSNYLARLTIPDKATEFLVEIDLIAEMAVYNPFDFFLEPSAEKYPFQYEPALKKELGPFIKKRTPGPFLAEYLQTVDVSEARTIDFLVKINQKLWRDIKYLIRMESGVQKPETTLQLRSGSCRDSAWLFVHILRQLGLAARFVSGYLIQLKPDVKSLDGPSGSEIDFTDLHAWTEVYLPGAGWIGLDPTSGLFAGEGHIPLACSPKPTGAAPVSGAIDKCKTKFSHEMSVRRIYESPRVTKPYTEEQWIEIESLGHKIDADLKKNDVRLTMGGEPTFISIDDMDGEEWNFTAVGPNKRRLSGELIRRLKTKFAPGGLLHYGQGKWYPGESLPRWALGCYWRKDGQKIWHDDSLFANETEKYGHTEADAQRFIHQLARVLEIKPRHAIPAYEDAWYYMWRERRLPTNVDPLKSRLDDKEERARLAKVFNQGLNKVAGYILPLAREFTDRPRWKSGTLFLRPEHLFLLPGDSPIGLRLPLDSMPWVSRSDYPYIHPPDPLDKLPPLPVPGQTRRGETTRAAVTQQFITSVGERASTRGQISDASSHSERPPTPQESAAGVVRTALCVEPREGRLHIFMPPVRTTEDYLDLISALEETATELKLPIIIEGSAPPHDHRLNNIKVTPDPGVIEVNLHPAASWDELVTNTTTLYDEARLSRLGTEKFLIDGRHVGTGGGNHIVIGGPTAPDSPILRRPDVLASLVRFWQNHPSLSFLFSGLFIGPTSQHPRIDEARNDSLYELELAFKQLPKAAANCPPWLVDRLFRHLLVDPTGNTHRAEFCIDKLYSPDSSTGRLGLVELRAFEMPPHERMSLTQQLLLRALISRFWSKPYEQDLVRWGTELHDRFMLPHFIEQDFRDVVEDLQGNGYPIKPEWFAPHLEFRFPVYGDITQQGVNLEVRQALEPWHVLGEEGAAGGAVRYVDSSLERLQVKVEGMIDSRHRLACNGRPVPLHPTGTEGEYVAGVRFRAWQPPECLHPTIGVHAPVTFDLVDNWNERSIGGCTYHVSHSGGLSHSKLPVNSYEAESRRLARFLKFGHTPGKLKIPAATPNAEFPFTLDLRCTSSPARKQ; encoded by the coding sequence ATGCCCATACACGTCGCGCTTAATCATCGCACCCATTATTTGTACGACCGCCCGGTCGCGCATTCGCCGCACGTCATCCGCCTACGACCCGCGCCGCATTGCCGCACGCCCATTCTCAGTTACTCGCAAAAAATTCTTCCCGAGAAACATTTTCTCAACTGGCAGCAGGACCCCTTCAGCAATTACCTCGCGCGCCTCACCATTCCTGATAAAGCCACGGAATTCCTCGTTGAAATTGATCTCATCGCCGAGATGGCGGTTTACAATCCGTTCGATTTTTTCCTCGAACCGTCTGCTGAAAAATATCCGTTTCAATATGAGCCCGCCCTAAAAAAGGAACTCGGCCCGTTCATCAAAAAGCGGACGCCCGGGCCCTTTCTCGCGGAATATCTTCAGACCGTGGATGTGTCGGAAGCGCGCACGATTGATTTCCTGGTCAAGATCAACCAAAAGCTCTGGCGCGACATCAAGTATCTCATCCGCATGGAATCGGGCGTGCAAAAGCCCGAGACGACTTTGCAACTCCGCTCGGGTTCCTGCCGCGATTCCGCGTGGCTATTCGTCCACATCCTTCGCCAACTCGGCCTCGCTGCGCGTTTCGTTTCCGGCTACCTGATTCAACTCAAGCCCGACGTCAAATCGCTCGACGGCCCATCCGGTTCGGAAATTGATTTCACTGACCTGCACGCGTGGACGGAAGTTTATCTTCCTGGCGCCGGCTGGATCGGTCTTGATCCCACGTCGGGACTCTTCGCCGGGGAAGGGCACATTCCCCTCGCCTGTTCGCCCAAGCCCACTGGCGCGGCGCCCGTGAGCGGCGCGATAGACAAATGCAAAACCAAATTTTCCCACGAGATGTCCGTGCGGCGCATCTACGAATCGCCGCGCGTCACGAAGCCTTATACCGAGGAACAATGGATTGAGATCGAATCGCTTGGGCACAAGATTGACGCCGACCTGAAAAAGAATGATGTGCGCTTGACGATGGGCGGCGAGCCGACGTTCATTTCCATTGATGACATGGACGGCGAGGAATGGAACTTCACCGCCGTCGGCCCGAACAAACGCCGTCTTTCCGGCGAACTCATCCGGCGGCTCAAAACCAAATTTGCTCCCGGCGGTTTACTACACTACGGCCAGGGCAAATGGTATCCCGGCGAATCGCTTCCGCGCTGGGCGCTGGGTTGTTACTGGCGCAAGGACGGCCAAAAAATCTGGCACGACGATTCACTCTTCGCCAACGAAACCGAAAAATACGGCCACACCGAGGCCGACGCCCAGCGCTTTATCCACCAGCTCGCGCGCGTCCTCGAAATCAAGCCGCGCCACGCCATCCCCGCCTACGAAGATGCCTGGTATTATATGTGGCGCGAACGCCGTTTGCCCACGAACGTGGACCCGCTGAAGTCACGTCTCGACGACAAGGAAGAACGCGCCCGGCTCGCAAAAGTTTTTAATCAAGGCCTGAACAAAGTCGCCGGCTACATTCTCCCGCTCGCGCGCGAATTCACCGACCGCCCACGTTGGAAAAGTGGCACGTTATTCCTGCGCCCCGAGCATCTCTTTTTGCTCCCCGGCGATTCGCCCATCGGTCTGCGGCTCCCGCTCGATTCCATGCCGTGGGTTTCGCGCTCGGATTATCCCTACATCCATCCGCCCGACCCGCTCGATAAGCTTCCGCCATTACCCGTGCCCGGCCAGACTCGTCGCGGCGAAACCACGCGCGCGGCGGTAACTCAGCAGTTCATTACCAGTGTGGGAGAGCGAGCGTCCACGCGAGGCCAAATATCCGACGCCAGTAGTCACTCCGAACGCCCGCCTACCCCGCAGGAATCCGCCGCCGGCGTCGTGCGCACCGCGCTTTGCGTCGAGCCGCGCGAAGGCCGCCTGCACATCTTCATGCCGCCGGTGCGCACCACGGAAGATTATCTCGACCTCATCAGCGCTCTGGAAGAAACCGCGACTGAACTCAAACTGCCCATCATCATCGAAGGCAGCGCGCCACCGCACGATCATCGCCTGAATAACATCAAGGTCACGCCCGACCCCGGCGTTATCGAAGTCAATCTTCATCCCGCCGCAAGCTGGGATGAACTTGTCACCAACACCACCACGCTTTACGACGAAGCGCGTCTGTCGCGGCTCGGCACGGAAAAATTTCTCATTGATGGCCGCCACGTCGGCACCGGCGGCGGCAATCATATTGTCATCGGCGGACCGACTGCGCCCGACAGTCCGATTCTGCGCCGTCCCGATGTCCTGGCTAGCCTCGTGCGTTTTTGGCAGAATCATCCGTCGCTCTCGTTTCTCTTTAGCGGCCTGTTCATCGGCCCGACCAGTCAGCATCCGCGCATTGACGAGGCCCGCAACGATTCGCTTTACGAACTCGAACTTGCGTTCAAGCAACTGCCCAAGGCCGCCGCGAATTGTCCGCCGTGGCTGGTGGACCGGCTGTTCCGCCATCTGCTGGTTGATCCGACTGGCAACACTCATCGCGCCGAGTTCTGCATAGATAAACTTTATTCGCCCGATTCCAGCACCGGCCGCCTGGGCCTGGTCGAATTGCGCGCGTTTGAAATGCCGCCGCACGAACGCATGAGCCTCACGCAGCAACTTTTATTGCGCGCTCTCATCTCGCGTTTTTGGAGCAAGCCTTATGAGCAAGACCTTGTTCGCTGGGGCACGGAACTTCATGATCGTTTTATGTTGCCGCACTTCATCGAGCAGGATTTTCGCGACGTGGTTGAAGACCTGCAAGGCAATGGCTATCCGATCAAGCCCGAATGGTTCGCGCCGCATCTTGAATTTCGTTTTCCCGTCTATGGCGACATCACGCAACAGGGCGTCAATCTCGAAGTCCGCCAGGCACTCGAACCGTGGCACGTTCTTGGCGAAGAAGGCGCAGCGGGCGGCGCGGTTCGTTACGTGGATTCCTCGCTCGAACGCCTGCAAGTGAAGGTTGAGGGCATGATTGATTCGCGCCATCGCCTGGCCTGCAATGGCCGTCCCGTTCCGCTGCATCCGACGGGAACCGAAGGCGAGTATGTCGCCGGTGTCCGCTTTCGCGCGTGGCAGCCACCCGAATGCCTCCACCCGACCATTGGCGTCCATGCCCCAGTGACCTTTGATCTGGTGGATAATTGGAACGAACGCTCCATCGGTGGTTGCACGTATCACGTCAGCCATTCCGGCGGTCTCAGTCATAGCAAGCTGCCGGTGAATTCCTACGAAGCTGAAAGCCGCCGGCTTGCGCGCTTTTTGAAGTTCGGCCATACGCCGGGGAAATTGAAAATTCCCGCCGCCACGCCCAACGCGGAGTTCCCTTTCACATTGGATTTACGTTGCACCTCATCGCCCGCTCGCAAACAATAG
- a CDS encoding alpha-E domain-containing protein — translation MLSRVADSIYWMSRYVERAENVARFVDVNLNLMLDSGNADQQWEPLVNITGDHESFGERYKGAATQENVIQFLTFDRDNPNSIISCLRAARENAHSVREIISSEMWLQLNTFFLMVNSAATSGKGFYSPNEFFSEVKLASHLFSGITDATMTHGEGWHFGRLGRLLERADKTSRILDVKYFILLRSVQDVGTPLDEVQWIAVLRSASAFEMYRKCHGRISPQAIAEFLLLNPEFPRAIRFCLSTARDSLHAISGTPIGTYRKPAEKLLGQICSDLAYANMDEIMNSGLHEYLDALQTNMNLASTGIYERFLAKRMPEAKTPVKERVQ, via the coding sequence ATGCTCAGCCGCGTCGCCGATTCAATTTACTGGATGAGCCGCTATGTCGAGCGCGCGGAAAATGTCGCGCGCTTTGTGGACGTCAATTTGAATCTCATGCTGGACTCCGGCAATGCGGATCAGCAATGGGAACCGCTCGTCAATATCACCGGCGATCATGAATCTTTCGGTGAGCGTTACAAAGGCGCGGCCACGCAGGAAAACGTCATCCAGTTTTTGACTTTCGATCGTGATAATCCCAATTCGATCATTTCCTGCCTTCGCGCTGCGCGGGAAAATGCGCATTCCGTCCGAGAAATCATCTCGTCGGAAATGTGGCTGCAACTGAACACATTTTTTTTGATGGTTAATTCCGCCGCCACCAGCGGCAAGGGGTTTTATTCGCCCAACGAATTTTTTTCCGAGGTCAAACTCGCGAGCCATCTTTTCAGCGGCATCACCGATGCCACCATGACTCACGGCGAAGGCTGGCACTTTGGCCGGCTTGGGCGACTGCTTGAGCGCGCCGATAAAACTTCCCGCATTCTCGACGTAAAATATTTTATTCTGCTTCGCTCCGTGCAGGACGTCGGCACGCCGCTGGACGAGGTGCAATGGATCGCCGTGTTGCGTTCGGCCAGCGCGTTTGAGATGTATCGCAAATGCCACGGTCGCATCTCGCCGCAGGCGATTGCCGAATTTCTTTTGCTCAACCCCGAGTTCCCGCGCGCGATTCGCTTTTGCCTCAGCACCGCCCGCGATTCGCTCCACGCCATTTCCGGCACACCCATCGGCACGTACCGCAAGCCTGCTGAAAAATTGCTTGGCCAGATTTGCTCCGACCTTGCCTACGCGAACATGGACGAAATCATGAACAGCGGTCTCCACGAATATCTCGACGCGCTGCAAACCAACATGAACCTCGCGAGTACCGGCATCTACGAGCGCTTCCTCGCCAAGCGCATGCCCGAAGCCAAAACTCCCGTCAAAGAGCGTGTGCAATGA
- a CDS encoding circularly permuted type 2 ATP-grasp protein: protein MFCKNGQPRAAAKPLARNIESLPPGELLNRQLAADRALIQAGITFNVYGESAGVEKTLPFDLVPRIVDATEWQRIERGLTQRIRALNLFIDDLYHDRKIIKDGAVPMDIISSSKGFREQCVGINPPRDIWCHITGTDLVRHSDGNIYVLEDNLRCPSGVSYVLENRRLMKSLFPQVFAASHIRPVSNYPIRLRDMLEYLAPDASSSPRVVVLTPGVFNSAYFEHSFLAQQMGVELVEGSDLVVSEGYVWMRTTNGFERVDVIYRRVDDDFLDPEAFRADSMLGVPGLMSVYKSGNVALANAPGTGVADDKVVYAYVPRIIKYYLGEDIILPNVPTYICAEEKDLKYVLEHLPELVVKAANESGGYGMLIGPHATKEDHAEFAKRIVANPRNYIAQPTLALSRVPTLVDGSLAGRHVDLRPYILYGKDIFVLPGGLTRVALKKGSLVVNSSQGGGSKDTWVLADSPISHETDTHKDTQPQPQTQSQSQVAGANA from the coding sequence ATGTTCTGCAAGAATGGCCAACCACGCGCCGCCGCAAAGCCTCTTGCTCGCAACATCGAATCACTTCCTCCCGGCGAATTGCTCAACCGCCAGCTTGCCGCCGACCGTGCGTTGATTCAGGCCGGCATCACTTTTAATGTTTACGGCGAAAGCGCCGGCGTGGAAAAGACTTTGCCCTTCGACCTGGTCCCGCGAATCGTGGATGCCACCGAATGGCAGCGTATTGAACGCGGCCTCACCCAGCGCATCCGCGCGCTGAACCTGTTCATTGACGATCTTTATCACGACCGCAAGATCATCAAGGACGGCGCGGTTCCCATGGACATCATCTCGTCGTCCAAAGGTTTTCGCGAACAATGCGTCGGCATTAATCCGCCGCGCGACATCTGGTGTCACATCACCGGCACGGACCTTGTTCGTCACAGCGACGGCAATATTTACGTTCTCGAAGACAATCTTCGCTGTCCATCCGGCGTTTCCTACGTATTGGAAAATCGGCGGTTGATGAAAAGTCTTTTTCCGCAAGTCTTCGCCGCGTCGCACATTCGGCCCGTCTCGAATTATCCCATTCGACTGCGGGACATGCTCGAATATCTCGCGCCTGACGCCTCGAGTTCTCCGCGCGTGGTTGTGCTGACGCCGGGCGTTTTCAATTCCGCTTACTTTGAGCATTCGTTTCTCGCGCAACAAATGGGCGTGGAACTCGTCGAAGGCAGCGACCTCGTCGTGTCGGAAGGTTACGTCTGGATGCGCACGACGAACGGCTTCGAGCGCGTGGATGTCATCTACCGCCGAGTGGATGATGACTTTCTTGACCCTGAGGCGTTCCGCGCGGATTCCATGCTTGGCGTGCCGGGCCTGATGAGTGTTTACAAATCCGGCAACGTCGCTCTCGCCAATGCCCCCGGCACCGGCGTCGCCGATGACAAAGTCGTTTACGCTTACGTCCCGCGCATCATCAAATATTATCTGGGCGAAGATATTATTCTTCCCAATGTGCCCACCTATATTTGCGCCGAGGAAAAAGATTTGAAATACGTGCTCGAACATCTGCCCGAACTGGTCGTTAAAGCCGCCAACGAATCCGGCGGTTACGGCATGCTCATCGGTCCGCACGCAACGAAGGAAGATCACGCGGAATTCGCCAAGCGAATTGTGGCCAATCCGCGCAACTACATCGCCCAGCCGACGCTGGCGCTTTCGCGCGTCCCCACGCTGGTGGACGGCAGCCTCGCTGGCCGTCATGTGGATCTCCGGCCATATATATTATATGGCAAAGATATTTTCGTACTGCCGGGCGGCCTTACTCGCGTCGCGCTCAAGAAAGGTTCGCTGGTTGTGAATTCCTCCCAGGGCGGCGGCAGCAAAGATACCTGGGTGCTGGCCGACAGTCCCATATCCCACGAGACCGATACTCATAAAGACACTCAGCCCCAGCCTCAAACCCAAAGCCAATCCCAGGTGGCAGGAGCGAATGCCTGA